Proteins from one Sarcophilus harrisii chromosome 2, mSarHar1.11, whole genome shotgun sequence genomic window:
- the RPS29 gene encoding 40S ribosomal protein S29: MGHQQLYWSHPRKFGQGSRSCRVCSNRHGLIRKYGLNMCRQCFRQYAKDIGFIKLD; encoded by the exons ATGGGTCATCAGCAGCTCTACTGGAGTCACCCTCGCAAATTCGGCCAGGGTTCCCGATCGTG CCGCGTCTGTTCGAACCGGCATGGCCTAATCCGCAAATACGGCCTCAACATGTGCCGCCAGTGTTTCCGGCAGTACGCGAAAGACATCGGCTTCATCAAG ttgGACTAA